One Spirochaeta africana DSM 8902 genomic window carries:
- a CDS encoding glycoside hydrolase family 13 protein, with product MQNRFTTRNIAAVFCTLAAAAMLAAGCATAPEPDTAIPVNFTHNPESPVHVSMADDMLSIRFQAGRDSVHTAVLFDSTGQHYQLHRQLTPSPRHEIWRAAVHPAVESYHIMVVDHDGSTERHGPFQVPEELFAALDWVGTSVGYQIFPERFYNGDPALIELALEDEAYNYKYPDFIDWEPILMDDWGGEITDIHGTHQYFGGDVPGIIEKLDYLADLGVSFLYLNPINRSGSAHGYDAVDFMSPAPNFGDEDTVRQLISAAADRGIRVMWDFVPNHVGVGFWAFQNAIAEGGHETDYWQWFRFTVDPGTEIQAGNPRQYDSWWDFGSLPELETRNEQVFNHLMDAARYWTELGFAGVRIDVPNEIVNREEFFSALRQTVREIDPQNYIVGEIWQRDASWLQGDMFDSLMNYAVGRDAIRHFASGDLLASAVSSRIQQVYAAYPEASTAMQFNLISSHDTERLLTSMGGGDLGDQPSDTSRQRQQLAAAMMYALPGVPVTYMGDEMGFTGSQQQDRQRYPLQWDTAHQPTVEFYRELGELKHALPGLQSAVIREFTDHSSLIGFMRGEPGSEHELLAVFNQSADSAVGYPLPAGTWRDVRSGQEFSGEAEIEQLGWRYLVRTTD from the coding sequence ATGCAAAACCGTTTTACTACGCGCAATATAGCAGCGGTATTCTGCACGCTGGCAGCGGCAGCGATGCTTGCGGCAGGCTGTGCAACCGCACCAGAGCCTGATACCGCGATACCGGTCAACTTTACCCACAACCCGGAAAGCCCGGTACATGTTTCGATGGCCGATGACATGCTGTCTATCCGCTTCCAGGCGGGGCGTGACAGCGTGCATACTGCGGTGCTGTTTGACAGTACTGGGCAGCATTATCAGTTGCACCGGCAGCTGACCCCTTCGCCGCGTCATGAGATCTGGAGAGCGGCGGTGCACCCCGCCGTGGAGAGCTATCACATTATGGTGGTAGATCATGATGGCAGCACCGAGCGCCATGGCCCGTTCCAGGTGCCAGAGGAACTGTTTGCCGCCCTGGACTGGGTGGGAACATCGGTCGGGTATCAGATATTCCCCGAGCGGTTTTACAATGGCGATCCGGCGCTGATTGAACTGGCGCTGGAGGACGAGGCCTACAACTACAAGTATCCGGATTTCATCGACTGGGAGCCGATCCTTATGGACGACTGGGGCGGCGAGATTACCGACATCCATGGGACCCATCAATATTTCGGGGGTGATGTTCCTGGCATCATCGAAAAGCTGGATTATCTGGCCGATCTGGGAGTCAGTTTTCTGTATTTGAACCCGATCAACCGCTCCGGTTCGGCGCATGGCTACGATGCGGTAGACTTTATGTCGCCGGCACCCAATTTTGGTGACGAGGATACGGTGCGTCAGCTCATCTCCGCGGCTGCTGATCGCGGGATTCGGGTTATGTGGGATTTTGTGCCGAATCATGTCGGGGTCGGTTTCTGGGCTTTCCAGAATGCGATTGCCGAGGGCGGGCACGAAACCGATTACTGGCAGTGGTTCCGCTTTACCGTCGACCCCGGAACGGAAATCCAGGCGGGCAATCCGCGCCAGTACGACAGCTGGTGGGACTTTGGCAGCCTGCCGGAGCTGGAGACCCGCAACGAGCAGGTGTTTAATCACCTGATGGATGCCGCGCGCTACTGGACCGAGCTGGGGTTTGCCGGGGTGCGCATCGATGTACCGAACGAGATTGTGAACCGCGAGGAGTTCTTTTCGGCCCTGCGACAGACCGTCCGCGAGATTGATCCGCAAAACTATATCGTCGGCGAAATCTGGCAGCGCGATGCCTCCTGGCTGCAGGGGGACATGTTTGATTCGCTCATGAACTACGCGGTCGGTCGCGATGCAATCCGGCATTTTGCCTCTGGCGATCTGCTGGCCTCTGCTGTCAGTTCCCGCATACAACAGGTATATGCGGCCTATCCCGAAGCATCGACCGCGATGCAGTTTAACCTGATCAGCTCGCATGATACCGAGCGTCTGCTGACCTCAATGGGTGGCGGTGATCTGGGCGACCAGCCCTCGGACACCTCGCGGCAGCGGCAGCAGCTGGCAGCGGCCATGATGTATGCCCTGCCGGGTGTACCGGTCACCTACATGGGTGACGAGATGGGCTTTACCGGCAGCCAGCAGCAGGATCGGCAGCGCTATCCCTTGCAGTGGGATACTGCCCACCAGCCAACGGTGGAGTTCTACCGGGAGCTGGGCGAACTGAAACATGCCTTACCGGGACTGCAGTCGGCGGTTATCCGTGAGTTTACCGATCACTCCTCGCTGATCGGGTTTATGCGCGGCGAGCCCGGCAGCGAGCAT
- a CDS encoding TetR/AcrR family transcriptional regulator, protein METKRTEKVSLVSRSADQVDEQNQEPDPLRTRILEGADDLAMNDGLQELTMDRLARHMAMSKKTLYTCFRSKNELVEALISHIFSGVGESLVSIRTCPDLSTGEKLARTRDIIVKRVNRIGARLIDDLARVFPELWRRVDARRTELLQEHFRILLREGVANGSVRDTIDIDMMVMLIVRTISRVGRPQELIYEPYSLRDIVSGLLSLLCTGVLTPDGMQAYHGSEPEDTNSQHPDSG, encoded by the coding sequence ATGGAAACTAAAAGAACTGAAAAAGTTTCCTTGGTTTCTCGTTCAGCCGATCAGGTTGATGAACAGAACCAGGAACCCGACCCCCTGCGCACTCGCATTCTCGAAGGTGCGGATGATCTGGCGATGAACGACGGGTTGCAGGAACTGACAATGGATCGGCTTGCCCGGCACATGGCAATGAGCAAAAAGACGCTCTACACCTGCTTCCGGAGCAAGAACGAACTTGTCGAGGCGCTTATCAGTCACATCTTTTCAGGGGTTGGGGAAAGCCTCGTCTCGATTCGCACGTGCCCCGATCTTTCCACCGGTGAAAAACTTGCCCGCACCCGAGACATCATCGTGAAGCGGGTTAACCGGATTGGCGCACGCCTGATCGATGATCTGGCGCGCGTCTTTCCCGAGCTGTGGCGTCGGGTTGACGCTCGCAGAACCGAACTCCTGCAGGAGCACTTCAGAATTCTCCTTCGCGAAGGCGTTGCGAATGGATCGGTCCGGGACACCATAGATATCGACATGATGGTCATGCTCATCGTGCGAACCATCTCCCGGGTCGGACGTCCGCAGGAGCTTATCTACGAGCCATATTCACTTCGCGATATTGTATCTGGCCTCCTCTCACTTCTGTGCACCGGCGTGCTTACCCCGGATGGCATGCAGGCGTATCACGGGAGTGAACCAGAAGACACCAATTCCCAACATCCGGATTCCGGGTAA